One Brassica oleracea var. oleracea cultivar TO1000 chromosome C7, BOL, whole genome shotgun sequence genomic window carries:
- the LOC106304616 gene encoding uncharacterized protein LOC106304616: MEIKVDEEAGIDDAHRIIEAEKFRRRIEAEKLRRKIQEEKVPLLEDDKILIQTREFPAIERNTWIQKAIGQTFQTTSHLANLLPTGTVLAYQILSPIFTNAGSCSLASRFMTATLVFICGFSCFILSFTDSYKDLNGNSCYGFATFNGFWIIDGSATLPPERATTYKLRFIDFAHAIMSFLVFGAVVMFDQNAVKCFIPVPSAEEAEILTALPVGIGVFCSMLFATFPTTRHGIGFSLSDK, from the coding sequence ATGGAGATCAAGGTTGATGAAGAAGCTGGGATCGATGATGCTCATCGCATAATAGAAGCAGAGAAATTTCGTCGCAGGATAGAAGCAGAGAAACTTCGTCGCAAGATCCAAGAAGAGAAAGTTCCACTTCTGGAGGATGATAAAATTCTAATCCAAACTCGGGAGTTTCCTGCAATAGAAAGAAACACATGGATACAAAAGGCAATAGGTCAAACATTTCAAACCACATCTCATCTAGCTAACCTTTTACCAACAGGGACAGTTCTTGCATACCAAATCTTGTCACCAATTTTCACAAACGCTGGAAGCTGCAGTTTGGCTAGCAGATTCATGACCGCAACGCTAGTTTTCATCTGTGGATTCTCTTGTTTCATACTTAGCTTCACAGATTCTTACAAGGACTTGAATGGAAACTCTTGCTATGGATTTGCTACGTTCAATGGCTTCTGGATCATCGATGGCTCAGCTACTCTTCCTCCAGAACGTGCCACAACTTATAAGTTACGGTTTATAGACTTTGCACACGCTATAATGTCGTTTCTGGTGTTTGGAGCTGTGGTTATGTTTGACCAGAATGCGGTTAAGTGTTTCATCCCTGTACCATCAGCTGAAGAAGCTGAGATTCTTACAGCTTTGCCCGTAGGAATAGGTGTGTTTTGTAGTATGTTGTTTGCTACATTTCCTACTACACGTCATGGTATTGGTTTCTCCCTCTCTGATAAATGA
- the LOC106301870 gene encoding uncharacterized protein LOC106301870, whose product METKVDEEAGVNGAGGAIKEEKAPLLKAQEFPEVERNNWIHKAIGQTFKTTAHLANHLPTGTALAYQVLSPVLTNGGRCDFASRYMTEMLVSICAFTCFILSFTDSYRDLNGTVCYGFATTNGLWIIDGKAVLPKERSKSYRLQFIDFAHAFMTLLVFGAVVMFDHNVVNCFFPKPSAEVAELLSALPVAIGVFCSMMFATFPTTRHGIGFPLSAHC is encoded by the coding sequence ATGGAGACTAAGGTTGATGAAGAAGCTGGGGTCAATGGTGCTGGTGGCGCCATCAAAGAAGAGAAAGCTCCACTCTTGAAAGCTCAAGAGTTTCCTGAAGTCGAAAGGAACAATTGGATACACAAGGCAATAGGTCAGACATTCAAGACCACAGCTCATCTAGCTAACCACTTACCCACAGGGACAGCTCTGGCGTACCAGGTCTTATCGCCAGTTCTCACTAACGGTGGACGCTGCGATTTCGCTAGCAGATACATGACAGAAATGCTGGTTTCCATCTGCGCATTCACTTGCTTCATACTCAGCTTCACTGACTCTTACAGGGACTTGAATGGAACTGTTTGCTATGGATTCGCCACGACCAACGGCCTCTGGATAATCGATGGCAAAGCTGTTCTTCCTAAAGAACGTTCCAAAAGCTACAGACTACAGTTTATAGACTTCGCACATGCCTTTATGACGCTTCTAGTGTTTGGAGCCGTGGTTATGTTTGATCATAATGTGGTCAACTGTTTCTTCCCCAAACCATCAGCTGAAGTAGCCGAGCTTCTCTCAGCTTTACCCGTAGCCATAGGAGTCTTTTGCAGTATGATGTT